A window of Bacillus sp. 2205SS5-2 genomic DNA:
GTAAAAGATCTTGCTTCCATCTTCAGAACGAGGATTGAACTACGGCAAATTGGCGTTAGGGATGAAGCAAAGATGCTCGGCGGGATTGGTCCTTGTGGACGTATGCTCTGCTGTTCAACGTTTTTAGGTGATTTTGAACCCGTTTCTATTAAGATGGCTAAAGATCAAAATTTGTCATTAAATCCGACAAAAATTTCTGGTTTATGTGGTCGTTTAATGTGTTGTTTAAAATATGAAAATGACGAATATGAAACAGCAAAAGCTGAATTACCTGACATTGGTGAAGTAATCCAAACACATGAAGGTAAAGGTAGAGTGGTTGGACTAAATATTCTTGAACGTGTTGTTAAGGTAGATATAAAGGAACATGAAAGAGTTTTAGAATTTACTTTAGATGAAATAAAAAATGGTGCCGTAATTCAAGCCACAGAGTAATGAGGTGGAAGTAGTGGATAAAAAAGAGTTCTTTGATTCAGTCATCGATATGGAACAGCAAATAGGACAATTATATAAGCAACTTGGAGACTTAAAGCAGAATCTTGCAACAATGATTGAAGAAAATAATTCGCTTCAACTTGAAAATAAGCATTTGCGCCGTAGACTGAAAAGCACCGAGAACTCTAAAAAAAGTGGCGCACAGGCTAATCAATCTCTTCATACTAAAGAAGAGGATAAACATGCTGATATTGGAGAAGGGTATGATAATTTAGCCCGCTTATATCAGGAAGGCTTTCATATTTGTAATGTACACTTTGGAAGTCCTCGAAAAGATGAAGATTGCTTGTTTTGCTTATCATTTTTGAATAAAAAGTAATGATTGCCTTCCTTTTAAAGGGAGGCTATTTTTTTAAAGGCTTTAAAAGAAATAATTCTTAAAATAGTTTTCTTACGTAGGAAATAGCCACAATGTATAGAAAAGAGCCATATAAAAAGAACCTCTAACAAAGGAATATTGTTAAAAGGAGAAGTTGAAACAATGCTTAGAGATGATGAAAGATTAGATTATTTATTGGCTGAAAATCTACGAATAATCCAAAGTCCCACTGTATTTTCTTTTTCAATAGATGCCGTATTACTTGCTAATTTTACTTATGTTCCGATTCAAAAAGGGGATATTGTTGATTTATGCAGTGGAAACGGTATTGTTCCCTTACTATTAAGTAAACGAACAAAAGGAAGGATTACGGGGGTTGAAATACAAGAAAGACTGCATGATATGGCATCTAGAAGTATAAAGTATAATAAATTAGATGAACGCATTACATTGATTCATGGTGATATTAAAGATATGCCAGATCAGTTAGGAAGAGGGAAATATGAAGTAGTTACGTGTAATCCGCCGTATTTCCAAACACCTAATCATGAACAAATCAATCCTAACGAACATTTAGCGATTGCTCGTCATGAGCTATTATGTACGTTAGAAGATGCAATTTCTTCGACAGCAGCGCTTTTAAAGCAAGGAGGAAAAGCATCTTTTGTGCACAGACCTAGCCGCTTGTTAGATATTGTGACGCTTATGAGGCAATATCGATTAGAACCAAAAAGAATGCGATTTGTTTACCCAAAGAAAGGAAAAGATGCAAATATACTATTAATAGAAGGAATAAAGAATGGCCAACCGGACTTAAAGGTACTACCTCCTCTTTATATTTTTGATGACGGAGAATATACAAAGGAAGTACAGGAGATTTTATATGGAATTTAACCAATATTCCTATGTACCAAAATGTAAAGTTTGATGTAACTAAGGAGATTAAACAAACGAAGTAGATAGATGAGACTTCAATTCAATGGGGAAAGTATACAAGGACGAAATGTTAAGAAGCAGGTACCTATTTTAAGCAACACACTATAGATCACAAAAAGACCGATATGAAGAAAGTGCAGGTGAAGCAGATGAACATTCAAAAAAGCTTTCATAAGGACCAAGAAGGAGAGCTGTATTTAGTTCCGACCCCAATTGGAAATTTAGAAGATATGACATTTAGAGCAATAAATACGATGAAAAAAGCTAATTGGATTGCTGCAGAAGATACGAGGAATACGAAGAAATTATGTAACTACTTTGAGATTCAGACGCCTACCATGAGTTATCATGAACATAATAAAAACATAAGTGGTGAAAAAATTCTGGAAAAACTTAGAAATGGGGATATAGTAGCTCTTGTCAGTGATGCAGGTATGCCTTGTTTATCAGATCCAGGGTACGAAATCGTCCAAGAAGCATTAGCAGAAGGTCACGCTGTGATTCCACTACCAGGTGCAAATGCAGCTGTAACAGCTCTTATCGCGTCTGGAATAAATCCTCAGCCATTTTACTTTTTTGGCTTTCTTGCTAGAGGAAAGAAAGAGAAGAAAGAGCAACTTGAAAATCTGAAAAAAATAGGTGCCACGTTAATCTTTTATGAATCCCCCCATCGTTTGAAAGATACACTTCAACATATGAATGATATTTTGGGGAATCGTCAGATAGTCTTATGTCGTGAATTAACAAAGAAATTTGAAGAGTTCATTCGAGGAAGTTTAGAAGAGGTAATCAATTGGGCGGAAGAAACAGAGATTCGTGGAGAATTTTGTATTATTGTAGAAGAAGGTGAAATAAAAGAAGATCAGGAAATACAATGGTGGGAGTCACTCTCTTTAATAGATCATATTGAGCATTACATACAAAGTAAGGAATTAAAATCAAAAGAAGCCATAAAACAAGTGGCAATTGACCGAAAACTGCCAAAACGAGAAGTATATCAAGCGTATCATGTAGAGTGATTTGGTTGATATAGAGTGAAAGGATATCGAGGTAAATCCTGATGTAAATTCAGAGAAACATCAATCTTATATCCTTTGTGAAAGATAGTTTGCAATTATTATTGCTGAACTTGCACTAGGTAAGTAAATCGTGTTAACGATAGACTTCGGGGTCCAATTCATATCTTCTTGAATCAAAGTT
This region includes:
- a CDS encoding PSP1 domain-containing protein yields the protein MYNVVGIRFKKAGKIYYFDPDAFSITKDDYVIVETVRGIEYGKVVLDPKQVGENDVVLPLKKVLRIADEKDRLTVQENKEAASEAYTICCEKIETHQLDMKLVDVEYTFDRNKVIFYFTADGRVDFRELVKDLASIFRTRIELRQIGVRDEAKMLGGIGPCGRMLCCSTFLGDFEPVSIKMAKDQNLSLNPTKISGLCGRLMCCLKYENDEYETAKAELPDIGEVIQTHEGKGRVVGLNILERVVKVDIKEHERVLEFTLDEIKNGAVIQATE
- the yabA gene encoding DNA replication initiation control protein YabA: MDKKEFFDSVIDMEQQIGQLYKQLGDLKQNLATMIEENNSLQLENKHLRRRLKSTENSKKSGAQANQSLHTKEEDKHADIGEGYDNLARLYQEGFHICNVHFGSPRKDEDCLFCLSFLNKK
- a CDS encoding tRNA1(Val) (adenine(37)-N6)-methyltransferase codes for the protein MLRDDERLDYLLAENLRIIQSPTVFSFSIDAVLLANFTYVPIQKGDIVDLCSGNGIVPLLLSKRTKGRITGVEIQERLHDMASRSIKYNKLDERITLIHGDIKDMPDQLGRGKYEVVTCNPPYFQTPNHEQINPNEHLAIARHELLCTLEDAISSTAALLKQGGKASFVHRPSRLLDIVTLMRQYRLEPKRMRFVYPKKGKDANILLIEGIKNGQPDLKVLPPLYIFDDGEYTKEVQEILYGI
- the rsmI gene encoding 16S rRNA (cytidine(1402)-2'-O)-methyltransferase — protein: MNIQKSFHKDQEGELYLVPTPIGNLEDMTFRAINTMKKANWIAAEDTRNTKKLCNYFEIQTPTMSYHEHNKNISGEKILEKLRNGDIVALVSDAGMPCLSDPGYEIVQEALAEGHAVIPLPGANAAVTALIASGINPQPFYFFGFLARGKKEKKEQLENLKKIGATLIFYESPHRLKDTLQHMNDILGNRQIVLCRELTKKFEEFIRGSLEEVINWAEETEIRGEFCIIVEEGEIKEDQEIQWWESLSLIDHIEHYIQSKELKSKEAIKQVAIDRKLPKREVYQAYHVE